The Danio aesculapii chromosome 8, fDanAes4.1, whole genome shotgun sequence genome window below encodes:
- the spinb gene encoding spindlin b, with product MESPYRTHRSKHTGVRSVSSGRSAMKKKNSHKHRHTRAVSPVRPLGQTVVGCRIQHLWKEDVSSPVSLWKGTVLSQVEVDSSLFLIKYDGVDCVYGLQLFTDERVRDLELQPGQIASFRVSDSRLADRLLGRPVVHLFETDDGSKDEWKGLVLSRAPSMPAWFFITYEKDPMLYMYQLMQDYKDGDLRLLPESDETAELREAGEASETLVGKQVECLNKDGAQKLGTIIQQVQAKPSVYFIKFNDDYHIYVYDMVGS from the exons ATGGAGAGTCCGTACAGAACGCATCGCTCCAAACACACTGGAG TTCGCAGTGTGTCGAGTGGCCGCTCCGCCATGAAGAAGAAAAACTCCCACAA ACACAGACATACTCGTGCGGTCAGTCCTGTGCGGCCGCTGGGTCAGACAGTGGTGGGTTGCCGGATCCAGCACCTCTGGAAGGAGGATGTTTCATCTCCAGTGTCACTGTGGAAAGGGACGGTTCTGTCGCAGGTGGAGGTGGATTCCTCCCTGTTCCTCATCAAATATGATGGAGTGGACTGTGTCTACGGCCTCCAGCTCTTCACAGACGAGCGGGTTCGAGATCTGGAGCTTCAGCCGGGCCAGATCGCCTCGTTTCGGGTCAGCGACTCCAGGCTGGCAGACAGGCTTCTGGGACGGCCCGTGGTTCACCTGTTCGAGACGGACGATGGATCCAAAGACGAGTGGAAGGGTCTGGTTCTCTCCAGAGCTCCCAGCATGCCTGCATGGTTCTTTATCACGTATGAGAAAGACCCGATGCTGTACATGTACCAACTGATGCAGGATTACAAGGATGGAGATCTGCGCCTGCTGCCCGAGTCAG ATGAGACAGCTGAGCTCAGAGAAGCAGGTGAAGCGAGTGAGACTCTGGTGGGGAAGCAGGTGGAGTGTCTGAATAAAGACGGAGCGCAGAAGCTCGGCACCATCATCCAGCAGG